The segment CGAACAGACGACCTTTGGGTTATGAGCCCAACGAGCTACCACTGCTCCACTCCGCGATCAAGTATAATCATTATTATGATCATTTCGGGTGCAAAGGTAAGACTATTTTTACAAAGAACAAATTTTTCGCAAGTTTTTTTTATTCTACTTGTAACATATAATTCTTTTTGAGTACTTTTGCGCACAAAAATATTTAAATTGTGCAATACGTTATGCCGATGACAGTTTCAAAAACGAGGGAAATGTTGATCGATGTGGCCAGACAACTGTTTGCCCGCATGGGGGTTGATAATACCACGATGAATGATATTGCACTGGCTTCCAAAAAAGGACGCCGGACTCTATACACCTATTTCAAAAGCAAGAACGAAATTTACCTGGCTGTAGTCGAATCTGAATTAAATCGCCTACACAAGATGCTGTGCGATGTAGCAGAGAAAGACTTACCAGCCGATGAGAAATTAATGACTTTCATCTACGCACGCCTGGATGCCGTGAAGGCTTTGGTTTTCCGCAACGGGACATTGCGTGCAACTTTCTTCCGGGATATATGGCGAGTAGAAAAAGTTCGGAAAAGCTTTGATATGCGTGAAATAGAAATTCTAAAAGGAATCTTGGATGACGGCGTAAAAGAAGGCATTTTTTCCATGCCGGATACCGAGATCACAGCACTGGTTCTGCACCATGCCTTAAAAGGATTGGAAGTACCTTATATCCGAGGTATTATGGGCGATAACATCAGCCAGCGGATCCAACGGAGAGACAATGTAATGAATTTAATATTCAATGGTATTAAGATAAAGAAATAATCAAGAGACGATGTATATTAATGCGACAGGTTTTTATGTACCCGAAGCGCGGGTAGATAACCAACATTTTTTGGAGTTGAATGGCTTAACCAGCGAATGGATCGAACAACGTACAGGAATCCGTACACGTGCGATAGCGAAACCGGAAGAAAATATCAACACAATGAGTATGGAAGCTATCCGTAATGCTCTGCCTCTGTTACCTTACGACATTACCGAGGTAGATCTTATTATTTCCGCCTCCTATTCACCTTACGACACAGTAGCAACTGCAGCCCACAAGGCTCAGTTTGAATTCAATATCGAAAATGCAAAAGCTTTATATTTGTCCTCAGCTTGTTCTTCTTTCCTCAATGCACTGGAGGTTGTAGAAGGCTATTTTGCTATGGGCAAAGCAAGCAAAGCATTGATTCTGGGAGCCGATAAGAACTCAGCTTATTGGAATGAGACCGATCCGAAAGCCGGACATTTATGGGGAGATGCAGCAGCAGCTTTCTTCATTTCCAAAGAACGAATCACTGAAAAAGATCCTGAAATCATTGAAATATATACACAAGGGCTCGGTTATCTGCCGAAAGCTCCTGAAGCCGTTCATCTGCGCCCTCGTGATGGTGGTATTATGATGCCAGAAGGACGTGATGTATTCATCCAGGCATGTACCTATATGCCCAAGAATGTATTATTCCTATTAGAAAAAAATGGATATACACTGAATGACTTAAGCTATTTTATCGGGCATCAGGCAAATATGCGTATCATGCCCAACATCGCCAAACAATTGAACTTGCCGGAAGAAAAGTTCCTACACAACATCGAAGAATTAGGGAACACCGGTTCGGTTAGTTCAGCCTTAGTATATGCTCAAAATGCACATACATTCAAGAAAAATGATTTGATAGCTCTGACAGTCTTTGGCGGAGGTTATTCAACAGGTGCTTGTTTGATTAAATGTTAATCTTTAAAAGAGAAAAAAGAATATGAAATTATTGGAAGGTAAAGTAGCCGTTATTACCGGCGCTGCCCGCGGCATCGGAAAAGCCGTTGCATTGAAGTTCGCTTCAGAAGGGGCAAACATTGCATTTACTGATTTGGTAATCGACGAGAATGGTTTGGCTACACAGAAAGAATTGGAAGCCTTAGGCGTGAAAGCCAAAGGTTATGCTTCCAATGCAGCCAACTTCGAAGAAACACATCAGGTGATAGCTGAGATTGTAAAAGATTTCGGACGTATTGATGTTTTGGTAAACAATGCTGGTATTACTAAAGACGGTCTGATGATGCGTATGAGCGAAGGTCAGTGGGATGCCGTACTGAATGTCAATCTGAAATCTGCCTTCAACTTTATTCATGCTTGTACACCGATTATGATGAAACAGCGTTCTGGCAGTATCATCAATATGGCTTCAGTGGTTGGAGTTCACGGAAATGCAGGCCAGTGTAACTACTCTGCTTCAAAGGCAGGTATGATTGGCTTAGCAAAATCAATTGCTCAAGAATTGGGTTCTCGCGGTATTCGTGCCAATGCAATTGCTCCGGGCTTTATTATCACAGATATGACAGCAGCTTTGCCAGAAGAAATCCGTCAGGAATGGTGCAAGAAAATACCTTTGCGCCGTGGTGGTACACCGGAAGATGTGGCTAATATCGCTACATTCTTGGCTTCTGATATGTCTTCTTATGTATCAGGTCAGGTTATCCAGGTTGACGGTGGTATGAATATGTAAAATTGTATTGACGACGGACAATTGACCACCGGACCTTTCGTCCGGTCAATTGTCCCTTGTCAATTATTAATAATCTATTGGTGTGGAAGTCATCTACGAAGACAATCATATTATAGCCGTCAACAAGACGTGCCGGGAAATTGTTCAGGGCGACAAAACAGGTGATACACCGTTGTCTGAACTACTGAAAACCTGGCTGAAAGAGAAATATAATAAGCCGGGAAATGTATTTGTCGGTGTTACCCATCGTCTGGATCGTCCGGTGAGTGGTGTAGTTATCTTTGCCAAGACCAGTAAAGCTCTTTCCCGCTTGAATGAAATGTTCCGTAGTGGCGGTGTCAAGAAAACCTACTGGGCTATCGTGAAGAACCGGCCTCCTAAAGAAGAAGATGAATTGGTAAACTGGCTGGTAAGAAACGAGAAACAAAACAAGAGTTATGCCTATGATACCGAACGTCCGAACGCCAAAAAGGCTGTTCTGCACTACCGGGTGATTGCTCATTCCGACAAATATTACCTGTTGGAGATTGATCTAAAAACCGGTCGCCATCATCAGATACGATGCCAGTTAGCGAAAATGGGATGTCCGATTAAAGGAGACCTCAAATACGGATTTGACCGTTCTAATCCTGACGGAGGAATCAGCCTGCATGCCCACAGTGCGTCCTTTATTCATCCGGTATCCAAAGAAGCAATCCAGATCATTGCACCCGTTCCTAACGACAATTTATGGAAAGCGATTACTGCGGGATTATAACGTAAACATTCTCTCCTATTTCAGATGCCTTCAGATGGCACATGATATCTTCTTATAAATATAACGAGAATTAAAAACATTTCTCGCTATAATCGTTTTTGATTCTCGTTAATTTCAAAAAAGCAACCGGCTTCATACAGCCCAACCTGTTCCACCGGTTGTGAGCAAAAATATCCTACATCGTTGTTCAATTTACCTGCTCAACAAATACTGCTTAAAGGTATCAAAATCTTTTGTCAGCTCAACACTTTGCTTTTCTCCTTTCATAAAGGCCTGTAACTTTTCAGGAATAGAAATATCACTTCCCAAGATTCGGTCGACAGTTCCCTTGAATTTGGCAGGATGGGCCGTTTCCAGGAACACGCCATAGGCATCTTTCGGCAGATAATCCTTCAATGCCTGGAAACCACAGGCACCATGCGGATCCAGCAAATAACCTGTCTGCTGATAGGTATTCCGAATCGTTTCGGCTATTTCCTCATCGGTATAATGTGCCCCCGAAATATGTTTGCAGATTTCAGCATGCACATCCTCTCCATCTTCATACAAGGCTAAAATACGGGCAAAATTACTGGGAGCTCCTACGTCCATGGCATTAGCTATTGTCTGTACCGACGGGCGCGGGGTATAAATACCGGTTTTC is part of the Parabacteroides sp. AD58 genome and harbors:
- a CDS encoding TetR/AcrR family transcriptional regulator, with translation MPMTVSKTREMLIDVARQLFARMGVDNTTMNDIALASKKGRRTLYTYFKSKNEIYLAVVESELNRLHKMLCDVAEKDLPADEKLMTFIYARLDAVKALVFRNGTLRATFFRDIWRVEKVRKSFDMREIEILKGILDDGVKEGIFSMPDTEITALVLHHALKGLEVPYIRGIMGDNISQRIQRRDNVMNLIFNGIKIKK
- a CDS encoding 3-oxoacyl-ACP synthase III family protein, encoding MYINATGFYVPEARVDNQHFLELNGLTSEWIEQRTGIRTRAIAKPEENINTMSMEAIRNALPLLPYDITEVDLIISASYSPYDTVATAAHKAQFEFNIENAKALYLSSACSSFLNALEVVEGYFAMGKASKALILGADKNSAYWNETDPKAGHLWGDAAAAFFISKERITEKDPEIIEIYTQGLGYLPKAPEAVHLRPRDGGIMMPEGRDVFIQACTYMPKNVLFLLEKNGYTLNDLSYFIGHQANMRIMPNIAKQLNLPEEKFLHNIEELGNTGSVSSALVYAQNAHTFKKNDLIALTVFGGGYSTGACLIKC
- the fabG gene encoding 3-oxoacyl-[acyl-carrier-protein] reductase, with amino-acid sequence MKLLEGKVAVITGAARGIGKAVALKFASEGANIAFTDLVIDENGLATQKELEALGVKAKGYASNAANFEETHQVIAEIVKDFGRIDVLVNNAGITKDGLMMRMSEGQWDAVLNVNLKSAFNFIHACTPIMMKQRSGSIINMASVVGVHGNAGQCNYSASKAGMIGLAKSIAQELGSRGIRANAIAPGFIITDMTAALPEEIRQEWCKKIPLRRGGTPEDVANIATFLASDMSSYVSGQVIQVDGGMNM
- a CDS encoding RluA family pseudouridine synthase; the protein is MEVIYEDNHIIAVNKTCREIVQGDKTGDTPLSELLKTWLKEKYNKPGNVFVGVTHRLDRPVSGVVIFAKTSKALSRLNEMFRSGGVKKTYWAIVKNRPPKEEDELVNWLVRNEKQNKSYAYDTERPNAKKAVLHYRVIAHSDKYYLLEIDLKTGRHHQIRCQLAKMGCPIKGDLKYGFDRSNPDGGISLHAHSASFIHPVSKEAIQIIAPVPNDNLWKAITAGL